One genomic region from Sorangium aterium encodes:
- a CDS encoding HAD family hydrolase gives MKALRLVALDLDGTLLRTDGSISARTRSALAMAEAAGLTLMSVTARPPRRVRQVAAQTGLRGTAICSNGGLVYDVTNDAVLRQNLLSAASASVLIESLRAAVPGVAFAVEAGIQYGCEHGYVIPGEHPNDRDDPRMRRDDAVALCRAGVTKLIVQHAGWPLEELLEITRAHAGALASVTHSGSNFVEVAAAGVTKALALEAYCAEHGIAATQVIAFGDMPNDLPMLGWAGRGVAVANAHPDVLAAADEVTSANDHDGVALVLERLAHLGFVPSWC, from the coding sequence ATGAAAGCCCTCCGACTCGTCGCGCTCGATCTCGACGGCACGCTGCTTCGGACGGATGGCTCGATCTCCGCGCGGACGCGCAGCGCCCTCGCGATGGCCGAGGCGGCAGGTCTGACGCTCATGTCGGTGACCGCGCGGCCGCCCCGGCGCGTTCGACAGGTCGCGGCTCAGACCGGCCTGCGCGGTACGGCCATCTGCAGCAACGGTGGGCTCGTCTATGACGTGACCAACGACGCCGTGCTGCGGCAGAACCTGCTGTCGGCTGCCTCCGCGTCGGTGCTCATCGAGAGCCTGCGCGCCGCTGTACCCGGCGTCGCCTTCGCCGTCGAGGCGGGGATCCAGTACGGGTGCGAGCACGGCTATGTGATCCCCGGCGAACATCCGAACGATCGCGACGACCCGCGGATGCGGCGGGACGATGCGGTCGCGCTGTGCAGGGCAGGTGTCACCAAGCTGATCGTCCAGCACGCCGGCTGGCCGCTCGAGGAGCTGCTGGAAATCACGCGCGCCCACGCGGGCGCGCTCGCGAGCGTCACGCACTCGGGCTCGAACTTCGTCGAGGTCGCCGCGGCTGGCGTCACCAAGGCGCTTGCGCTCGAGGCGTACTGCGCCGAGCACGGCATCGCGGCGACGCAGGTGATCGCGTTCGGCGACATGCCCAACGACCTGCCGATGCTCGGCTGGGCAGGGCGCGGCGTCGCCGTGGCCAACGCCCATCCCGACGTGCTCGCCGCCGCCGACGAGGTCACGAGCGCCAACGATCACGACGGCGTCGCCCTCGTGCTCGAGCGGCTCGCGCACCTCGGCTTCGTTCCGAGCTGGTGTTGA
- a CDS encoding DUF1501 domain-containing protein, whose protein sequence is MPRHAPCPRRLAVPRRALLEAAAGAALAGVLGLPARVLAAQGKAAEDEFFLFIHASGGWDVTLWADPRNEARGLVSPATTDNTDTAGLRLWVDAPAAGGAKSFAPITPKGSSLVFGPGIGALADMHDRLCILNGLAMNTVSHPDGTAFSTTGRHLSGGRTVASSVDAICGSELGASQTFPVVSVQFPSAFVGDRLDRRAVPLMVGEIGTLSRSLFRARHYDTDEDRAAVTALLSEEASSLAARSSHTDALHSFAIQAEGLGKMLSAGLQEVFSRGKLIQAHPEFNHAARFARQAAVNAAFAIEAMRRNVVRCVSFSSSGFDTHTSTYRQHAATQQELFDLIAALLGSLDKTPHPTRAGKKLSDHTHILVTSDFCRTPQLNTAMGRDHYPNNSAMVISPRFRGSFAFGKTDPEQLLPVPAKTFQGGPRPIAPPDLLATFLFAFGISPREHLRDGEVVPELLRSP, encoded by the coding sequence ATGCCTCGCCACGCCCCTTGCCCCCGCCGCCTCGCCGTCCCGCGCCGCGCGCTGCTCGAGGCCGCTGCAGGCGCGGCGCTCGCCGGCGTCCTCGGCCTGCCGGCGCGCGTGCTCGCCGCGCAGGGCAAGGCCGCGGAGGACGAGTTCTTCCTCTTCATCCACGCGTCCGGCGGCTGGGACGTGACGCTCTGGGCCGATCCTCGGAACGAGGCCAGGGGCCTCGTGAGCCCGGCGACGACCGACAACACCGACACCGCAGGGCTCCGCCTCTGGGTCGACGCGCCCGCGGCCGGCGGCGCGAAGAGCTTCGCGCCGATCACGCCCAAGGGATCGAGCCTCGTGTTCGGCCCGGGCATCGGCGCCCTCGCGGACATGCACGACCGGCTGTGCATCCTCAACGGCCTGGCGATGAACACCGTGAGCCACCCCGACGGCACGGCCTTCTCGACCACGGGACGACACCTCAGCGGCGGTCGCACCGTGGCCTCCAGCGTCGACGCGATCTGCGGGAGCGAGCTCGGCGCGAGCCAGACCTTCCCCGTCGTCTCGGTCCAGTTCCCCTCCGCGTTCGTCGGCGACCGCCTCGATCGGCGCGCCGTCCCGCTCATGGTCGGGGAGATCGGCACCCTGAGCCGCTCGCTGTTCCGCGCGCGCCACTACGACACCGACGAGGACCGCGCCGCGGTGACAGCGCTCCTCTCCGAGGAAGCCAGCTCCCTCGCCGCGCGATCCAGCCACACCGACGCCCTGCACAGCTTCGCCATCCAGGCGGAAGGCCTCGGTAAGATGCTGAGCGCAGGCCTCCAGGAGGTGTTCTCCAGGGGCAAGCTCATCCAGGCGCACCCGGAGTTCAACCACGCGGCCCGCTTTGCCAGGCAAGCGGCCGTCAACGCCGCGTTCGCGATCGAGGCCATGCGGCGGAACGTGGTCCGCTGCGTGAGCTTCTCGAGCAGCGGGTTCGACACGCACACGAGCACCTACCGCCAGCACGCGGCCACCCAGCAGGAGCTCTTCGACCTGATCGCCGCGCTCCTCGGCTCGCTCGACAAGACCCCGCACCCGACCCGGGCCGGCAAGAAGCTCTCGGATCACACCCACATCCTCGTGACGAGCGACTTCTGCCGCACGCCCCAGCTCAACACGGCGATGGGCCGCGACCACTACCCCAACAACTCCGCCATGGTGATCTCCCCGCGCTTCCGCGGGAGCTTCGCGTTCGGCAAGACCGACCCGGAGCAGCTCCTGCCGGTCCCGGCGAAGACGTTCCAGGGCGGGCCGCGGCCGATCGCCCCGCCGGATCTGCTCGCCACCTTCCTGTTCGCCTTCGGCATCTCCCCGCGCGAGCACCTGCGCGACGGCGAGGTGGTGCCGGAGCTGCTCCGGTCGCCGTGA
- a CDS encoding c-type cytochrome has protein sequence MTLLRRAASAAALALSSSALALSRSALALSSSALALSSSALALSLAGCAAQAAAPLPPLVVREVAWPSPGELGPVRAVADDGRRVVVFHDGAAAVFVNGALARVERAPHRWVSAAALPAPDGYGTWIVGVDAEGRLLRLPGQGTFEAVSDRYGLERAAVRSAIGLGEGGATFALDREIAVADGETVTRYATGPLATFAAGAGRVAFAAGGDGLGALDVATRALRSYPLPADGAAPLLALTGAGALLAATPEALYAEDGAGVLRLRFRARAALHGLAVSGDRAWFADGDELGVLDKAGARETRGARLPQGGRLVGSPSGDVWLLASGALRRFAAEDDAGPAWGEIAPVFARACARCHRPRGEGGVDLSTPAAWASLREAIARRVVDERNMPPPGNTLSEADRARIRAFVRRAGPPARP, from the coding sequence GTGACGCTCCTCCGCCGAGCGGCGTCCGCCGCCGCGCTGGCGCTCTCGTCGTCTGCGCTGGCGCTCTCGCGGTCTGCGCTGGCGCTCTCGTCGTCTGCGCTGGCGCTCTCGTCGTCTGCGCTGGCGCTCTCGCTCGCCGGATGCGCGGCGCAGGCCGCGGCGCCCCTCCCGCCGCTCGTCGTGCGCGAGGTCGCGTGGCCGTCCCCGGGGGAGCTCGGCCCGGTGCGCGCGGTCGCCGACGACGGGCGCCGCGTCGTGGTGTTCCACGACGGCGCCGCGGCCGTCTTCGTGAACGGCGCCCTCGCGAGGGTGGAGCGCGCGCCCCACCGCTGGGTGAGCGCCGCGGCCCTGCCCGCGCCCGACGGCTACGGCACGTGGATCGTCGGCGTCGACGCCGAGGGCCGGCTGCTCCGGCTCCCGGGCCAGGGGACCTTCGAGGCCGTCTCCGACCGCTACGGCCTCGAGCGCGCCGCGGTGCGGTCCGCGATCGGCCTCGGCGAGGGCGGCGCCACCTTCGCGCTGGACCGCGAGATCGCGGTGGCGGACGGCGAGACCGTCACGCGCTACGCGACGGGCCCGCTCGCGACGTTCGCGGCGGGGGCCGGGCGCGTGGCCTTCGCGGCCGGGGGCGACGGGCTCGGCGCCCTCGACGTCGCCACGAGGGCGCTGCGATCGTACCCGCTCCCGGCGGACGGCGCCGCGCCGCTCCTCGCCCTGACCGGCGCGGGCGCGCTGCTCGCGGCGACGCCCGAGGCGCTCTACGCGGAGGACGGCGCCGGCGTCCTGCGCCTCCGGTTCCGGGCGCGCGCCGCGCTCCACGGGCTCGCCGTCTCCGGCGACCGCGCGTGGTTCGCCGACGGCGACGAGCTCGGCGTGCTCGACAAGGCCGGCGCGCGCGAGACCCGCGGCGCGCGCCTCCCGCAGGGCGGCAGGCTCGTCGGCTCGCCGAGCGGCGACGTGTGGCTGCTCGCGTCGGGCGCCCTCCGGCGCTTCGCCGCAGAGGACGACGCCGGGCCCGCCTGGGGCGAGATCGCGCCCGTGTTCGCCCGCGCGTGTGCGCGCTGCCACCGCCCGCGCGGCGAGGGCGGCGTCGACCTCTCCACGCCCGCCGCGTGGGCTTCGCTCCGCGAGGCCATCGCGCGCCGGGTCGTCGACGAGCGGAATATGCCGCCCCCGGGAAACACGCTGTCCGAGGCCGACCGCGCGCGGATCCGCGCCTTCGTCCGGCGCGCAGGGCCGCCCGCGCGGCCGTGA
- a CDS encoding metallophosphoesterase family protein, producing the protein MMSFSPDPRVAEQQMHAIIYYLTGFGYIDGELDPTEKSFIRGYIHDLVRQRARDALGGEGQENPDVVGRWTSHFHEVFSEIDHQIQSHFTESVAEGEDPKDFVLSKIKLRCFELLDGFDDDNRKALLATVDELMLADGVVHPNEQRFRDELSSLLSASPIEIDDVDIETIEQGAVVIDPATRKQAREVDHPFFKAFEWDYASDPATFAEQAKVDMDLMRRFEAKLEEQRARGAGRLDGAADFAGFAGQAPFLDGHVYVASPDPAEDVELLVIGDLHGCYSCLKGALMQADFFAKVQAHRDDPAHNPRMMLVFLGDYIDRGRFSYNGILRTVMQLFLAAPDSVFVLRGNHEYYVELNGRVLAPVRPSEAMSSLAAIAPNEVFAAYMRLFEALPNMLVFDRILFVHAGIPRDETIAARWTSVSSLNDPEIRFQMLWSDPSEVDAIPAELQRSTARFPFGKRQFKSFMQKLGCTTLIRGHERVPEGFRVVHDDPDGVLLTLFSAGGKTNDDLPATSNYREVTPMALTIRYKGGVSQLTPFAIEYERYNDPKYNAFFREQLPPLDITADLDNPRP; encoded by the coding sequence ATGATGTCGTTCAGCCCGGATCCGCGCGTCGCAGAGCAGCAGATGCACGCCATCATCTACTACCTCACCGGGTTCGGGTACATCGACGGCGAGCTCGATCCGACCGAGAAGTCCTTCATTCGCGGCTACATCCACGACCTCGTGCGGCAGCGCGCGCGCGACGCCCTCGGCGGCGAGGGGCAGGAGAACCCGGACGTCGTCGGCCGGTGGACCAGCCACTTCCACGAGGTCTTCTCCGAGATCGACCACCAGATCCAGAGCCATTTCACCGAGAGCGTCGCCGAGGGAGAGGACCCGAAGGACTTCGTCCTCTCCAAGATCAAGCTCCGCTGCTTCGAGCTCCTCGACGGCTTCGACGACGACAACCGGAAGGCGCTGCTCGCGACCGTCGACGAGCTCATGCTCGCCGACGGCGTCGTCCACCCGAACGAGCAGCGTTTCCGCGACGAGCTGTCGTCGCTCCTGTCGGCGTCCCCGATCGAGATCGACGACGTGGACATCGAGACGATCGAGCAGGGCGCGGTCGTGATCGATCCGGCCACGCGCAAGCAGGCGCGCGAGGTCGATCACCCGTTCTTCAAGGCGTTCGAGTGGGACTACGCGAGCGATCCGGCCACGTTCGCGGAGCAGGCCAAGGTCGACATGGACCTGATGCGCAGGTTCGAGGCGAAGCTCGAGGAGCAGCGCGCGCGCGGCGCGGGCCGGCTCGACGGCGCGGCGGATTTCGCGGGCTTCGCCGGGCAGGCGCCCTTCCTCGACGGCCACGTCTACGTCGCCTCGCCCGATCCCGCCGAGGACGTCGAGCTCCTGGTCATCGGCGATCTGCACGGCTGTTACTCGTGCCTCAAGGGGGCGCTGATGCAGGCCGACTTCTTCGCCAAGGTGCAGGCCCACCGGGACGATCCCGCGCACAACCCGCGGATGATGCTGGTGTTCCTGGGCGACTACATCGATCGCGGCAGGTTCAGCTACAACGGCATCCTGCGCACGGTGATGCAGCTCTTCCTCGCCGCGCCCGACAGCGTCTTCGTGCTGCGCGGCAATCACGAGTACTACGTCGAGCTGAACGGCCGCGTCCTCGCGCCGGTGCGGCCCTCCGAGGCGATGAGCTCGCTCGCGGCCATCGCCCCGAACGAGGTGTTCGCCGCCTACATGCGCCTCTTCGAGGCGCTCCCCAACATGCTGGTCTTCGACCGGATCCTCTTCGTGCACGCGGGGATCCCGCGCGACGAGACCATCGCCGCCCGGTGGACGTCGGTGTCCTCGCTCAACGACCCGGAGATCCGGTTCCAGATGCTCTGGAGCGACCCCAGCGAGGTCGACGCGATCCCCGCGGAGCTCCAGAGGTCCACGGCGCGCTTTCCCTTCGGCAAGCGGCAGTTCAAGAGCTTCATGCAGAAGCTCGGCTGTACCACGCTGATCCGCGGCCACGAGCGCGTCCCGGAGGGCTTCCGCGTCGTTCACGACGACCCCGACGGGGTGCTGCTGACCCTGTTCTCCGCGGGCGGGAAGACCAACGACGACCTGCCAGCGACCAGCAATTACCGCGAGGTCACGCCGATGGCCCTCACCATCCGGTACAAGGGCGGGGTCAGCCAGCTGACGCCGTTCGCGATCGAGTACGAGCGGTACAACGATCCCAAGTACAACGCGTTCTTCCGCGAGCAGCTGCCGCCGCTCGATATCACCGCCGATCTGGACAACCCCCGGCCCTGA
- a CDS encoding BPTI/Kunitz domain-containing protein, with amino-acid sequence MNHTGTGGGDPGGAGSVAGTGDSGSVAGTGGSGSGTGTGSGTGTGGAGTGGAGIAGAGGAGGGLPARCTLPQDIGPCDGAIPRYWHDPRTGVCVPFSYGGCEGNENRFESLEQCQEACQGGVPDMDACEALGDCILASPGCCGACDPVDARAFVALNRASVHDYQMATGCEGVACAPCPDVDESERSSQYFAATCEAGRCVVVDVRESPLTECAIASDCVLRDGLDCCEGCDGRGIVALNKSADLQGMICPGNLGAACNPCAPVYPPGMTAVCSSGRCQPQMPATP; translated from the coding sequence GTGAACCACACAGGTACCGGCGGCGGGGATCCGGGTGGCGCCGGCTCGGTCGCGGGGACCGGCGACTCCGGCTCGGTCGCGGGCACGGGCGGCTCCGGCTCGGGGACGGGGACCGGCTCGGGGACGGGGACCGGAGGCGCGGGGACCGGAGGCGCGGGGATTGCCGGAGCGGGAGGCGCCGGCGGGGGATTGCCCGCGCGATGCACGCTGCCGCAGGATATCGGGCCCTGCGATGGCGCGATCCCGCGCTACTGGCACGATCCGCGAACAGGCGTGTGCGTCCCTTTCTCTTATGGCGGCTGCGAGGGCAACGAGAATCGCTTCGAGTCGCTCGAGCAGTGCCAGGAGGCCTGTCAGGGCGGCGTTCCTGACATGGATGCGTGCGAGGCGCTGGGCGATTGCATCCTCGCATCGCCGGGCTGCTGCGGCGCCTGCGATCCCGTCGATGCCCGCGCGTTCGTCGCGCTCAACCGGGCGAGCGTGCACGACTACCAGATGGCCACCGGGTGCGAGGGGGTGGCGTGCGCGCCGTGCCCGGATGTCGACGAATCCGAGCGCAGCTCTCAGTACTTCGCCGCCACGTGCGAGGCCGGGCGCTGCGTCGTCGTCGACGTGCGCGAGTCGCCGCTGACAGAATGCGCGATCGCGTCGGACTGCGTCCTGCGCGACGGCCTCGACTGCTGCGAGGGGTGCGACGGGAGAGGCATCGTCGCCCTCAACAAGAGCGCGGATCTCCAAGGCATGATCTGTCCCGGCAACCTCGGCGCCGCGTGCAATCCGTGCGCGCCCGTGTACCCGCCCGGGATGACGGCGGTCTGCTCGTCGGGCAGGTGTCAACCGCAGATGCCCGCCACACCTTGA
- a CDS encoding RNA polymerase sigma factor → MTDPDGAGHVLRVTRTSPASALPFAGSVFDPHPGVHDAPVSLDFDALYDEQADFVWRNLRRLGVSEASLDDAFQDVFVVVHRRLGEFEPRSSVKAWLFAILCRVARDHRRLVRRKGGLEELPGGVADRAPGPAERLEQVEALKLVDALLSALDDDKRAVLVMAEIEEMSAPEIAAALDVKLNTVYSRLRAARREFELALARSGGGWP, encoded by the coding sequence GTGACGGATCCAGACGGCGCCGGCCATGTACTTCGCGTGACGAGGACGTCCCCCGCGTCGGCGCTTCCCTTCGCGGGGTCCGTGTTCGATCCGCACCCTGGCGTCCACGACGCGCCCGTCTCTCTCGATTTCGACGCGCTCTACGACGAGCAAGCCGACTTCGTCTGGCGAAACCTGCGCCGGCTCGGCGTCAGCGAGGCGAGCCTGGACGACGCCTTCCAGGACGTCTTCGTCGTGGTCCACCGGCGGCTCGGCGAGTTCGAGCCGCGGTCGAGCGTGAAGGCGTGGCTGTTCGCGATCCTCTGCCGGGTGGCGCGCGATCACCGGCGCCTCGTCCGGCGCAAGGGAGGGCTCGAGGAGCTGCCGGGCGGCGTGGCGGACCGCGCGCCGGGGCCGGCGGAGCGGCTCGAGCAGGTCGAGGCCCTGAAGCTCGTCGACGCGCTCCTCTCGGCGCTCGACGACGACAAGCGCGCGGTGCTCGTGATGGCGGAGATCGAGGAGATGAGCGCGCCGGAGATCGCCGCGGCGCTCGACGTGAAGCTGAACACGGTCTACTCGCGGCTGCGCGCAGCGCGCCGCGAGTTCGAGCTGGCGCTGGCGAGGAGCGGGGGCGGGTGGCCATGA
- a CDS encoding BPTI/Kunitz domain-containing protein: MLTSLLLAAGCSGKVDRAGSGGGDPGGGGSSAETGGGGAGGDGQLPVRCLLPADPGRCDAAFPKYWYDPAAGACREFTYGGCEGNENRFDSLDACEEACRGELPDIGVCNAPSDCVLVSRGCCGACDTASAENFRAINRAGTKLDEIINGCGGVACGACPEVTEAERTTQYFTATCEAGRCVVLDVRESPLTECTVDLDCALRDGLGCCEGCDGTGIVALSQSAELDALVCPAGMGACPPCAPVFPDGMTAVCSSGRCQPQMPATP; encoded by the coding sequence TTGCTTACATCCCTTCTGCTCGCCGCAGGCTGCTCCGGGAAGGTGGACCGCGCAGGCTCGGGCGGCGGGGACCCGGGCGGCGGCGGTTCGTCTGCGGAGACCGGCGGCGGCGGCGCTGGCGGCGACGGGCAATTGCCCGTCCGGTGCCTGCTGCCGGCGGATCCTGGCCGGTGTGACGCGGCGTTCCCGAAATACTGGTACGACCCGGCCGCCGGCGCGTGCAGGGAGTTCACCTACGGCGGCTGTGAGGGCAACGAGAACCGCTTCGATTCCCTCGACGCGTGCGAGGAAGCCTGTCGGGGCGAGCTTCCCGACATAGGCGTCTGCAACGCGCCGAGCGATTGCGTCCTGGTGTCGCGGGGCTGCTGCGGCGCCTGTGACACGGCCAGTGCCGAGAACTTCAGAGCCATCAACCGCGCCGGGACGAAGCTCGACGAGATCATCAACGGGTGCGGGGGCGTCGCGTGCGGGGCGTGCCCGGAGGTCACCGAGGCGGAGCGCACGACCCAGTACTTCACCGCCACGTGCGAGGCGGGGCGCTGCGTCGTCCTCGACGTGCGCGAGTCGCCGCTGACGGAGTGCACGGTCGACTTGGACTGCGCCCTGCGGGACGGCCTCGGCTGCTGCGAGGGGTGCGACGGGACAGGCATCGTCGCCCTCAGCCAGAGCGCGGAGCTCGATGCCCTTGTCTGCCCCGCCGGCATGGGCGCGTGCCCCCCGTGCGCGCCCGTGTTCCCGGACGGGATGACGGCGGTCTGCTCGTCGGGCAGGTGTCAGCCGCAGATGCCCGCGACACCTTGA
- a CDS encoding DUF1592 domain-containing protein, giving the protein MNRSTPRMLLAAIALFSAAACSGTSGDGGSDPGDGPGTSTGTGPGPGPGTDPGAQCEPGVTAPGPTPRLTRLTHAQYDNSIRDLFGKDMKASAAFLADPAFEGFNNNAKGLLVSDRLARDYRRAAETIAADAVVDQAVLGKILPCAPEGDGAACARQFIRELGKRVYRRPLSAEQEEAYVAAYARGNGLFDAGTPFEQGVRHVIEAMLQSPHFLYRIELSEELDGAGIIPLDAYEVATRLSYLLWNSLPDDALLEAAEGGALGTPEGIEAEARRMLDDPKATSALDDFHAQWLHMSRYADLSKDPALYEDFDASVSSAMVGETKQFIRHVVLEMEGDFRTLMTAPVGFVNDKLAPIYGVEGSFTSELVETPLDPAERAGLLTQAGFLSSHAFFNKSSPIHRGVFIQRQILCTDLPDPPANINTTLPPIQGEIKTTRDQVEVHTSPDACNKCHGVINPPGFALEHFDAVGRYRADEDGETIDATGTIAVGDGEISFDGAVDLATQLAESPVAQRCYLTNWYRYGNARQLSREDACTIADLDAKLGASGYNIKELLVALTQTKTFRYRAVEEVDQ; this is encoded by the coding sequence GTGAATCGAAGCACCCCGAGGATGCTGCTCGCGGCCATCGCGCTCTTCAGCGCTGCCGCGTGCTCGGGAACGTCGGGAGACGGCGGATCGGATCCGGGCGACGGTCCCGGCACCAGCACCGGCACCGGTCCTGGCCCAGGTCCCGGCACCGACCCCGGCGCCCAGTGCGAGCCCGGCGTCACCGCGCCAGGTCCGACCCCGCGCCTGACGCGGCTCACGCACGCGCAGTACGACAACAGCATCCGGGACCTCTTCGGCAAGGACATGAAGGCCTCGGCGGCGTTCCTCGCGGACCCGGCGTTCGAGGGGTTCAACAACAACGCCAAGGGGCTCCTCGTCTCCGACCGCCTCGCCCGCGACTACCGCCGCGCCGCGGAGACCATCGCGGCCGACGCCGTCGTCGACCAGGCCGTGCTCGGCAAGATCCTGCCGTGCGCGCCGGAGGGCGACGGCGCGGCCTGCGCCCGGCAGTTCATCCGGGAGCTCGGCAAGCGCGTCTACAGGAGGCCGCTCTCGGCGGAGCAGGAGGAGGCGTACGTGGCCGCATATGCCCGCGGCAATGGCCTCTTCGACGCGGGCACGCCGTTCGAGCAGGGCGTGCGCCACGTCATCGAGGCGATGCTCCAGTCGCCGCACTTCCTCTACCGCATCGAGCTCAGCGAGGAGCTCGACGGCGCGGGGATCATCCCGCTCGACGCCTACGAGGTCGCGACGAGGCTCTCGTACCTGCTCTGGAACAGCCTGCCCGACGACGCGCTCCTCGAAGCGGCGGAGGGCGGCGCGCTGGGCACGCCCGAGGGCATCGAGGCCGAGGCGCGGCGCATGCTCGACGACCCCAAGGCCACGAGCGCCCTGGACGACTTCCACGCCCAGTGGCTCCACATGAGCCGCTATGCGGATCTCTCGAAGGATCCGGCGCTCTACGAGGACTTCGACGCCAGCGTGTCCTCGGCCATGGTGGGCGAGACGAAGCAGTTCATCCGGCACGTCGTCCTCGAGATGGAAGGCGACTTCAGGACGCTGATGACGGCGCCCGTCGGCTTCGTGAACGACAAGCTCGCCCCGATCTACGGCGTCGAGGGGTCGTTCACGAGCGAGCTCGTGGAGACGCCGCTCGACCCGGCGGAGCGGGCGGGGCTCCTCACGCAGGCCGGCTTCCTGAGCTCGCACGCGTTCTTCAACAAGAGCTCGCCGATCCACCGCGGCGTGTTCATCCAGCGCCAGATCCTCTGCACCGACCTCCCGGACCCGCCGGCGAACATCAACACGACGCTGCCGCCCATCCAGGGCGAGATCAAGACGACGCGCGACCAGGTGGAGGTGCACACGTCGCCGGACGCGTGCAACAAGTGCCATGGCGTGATCAACCCCCCGGGCTTCGCGCTGGAGCACTTCGACGCTGTCGGGCGCTACCGGGCCGACGAGGACGGCGAGACGATCGACGCGACAGGCACGATAGCCGTCGGGGACGGTGAGATCAGCTTCGACGGCGCCGTGGACCTCGCGACGCAGCTCGCGGAGAGCCCCGTGGCGCAGCGGTGTTATCTGACGAACTGGTACCGCTACGGCAATGCGCGCCAGCTCTCGCGCGAGGACGCGTGCACGATCGCCGATCTCGACGCGAAGCTCGGCGCGTCCGGGTACAACATCAAGGAGCTGCTGGTCGCGCTCACGCAGACGAAGACGTTCAGGTACCGGGCCGTGGAAGAGGTGGACCAATGA
- a CDS encoding DUF1552 domain-containing protein, producing MNRRTFLRGACGVMLGLPLLESLRPRDAKADPASAPRRFIAFFMCNGVNMAKFFPSTQYGALTAASFGATRAIAPLAAYRDKLLIPRGIHMAPRGYGFDPSAGDDHAKGMGCKLTAQPLVQGSQYAAGISLDQFIANKLNPPGTPALTLMVGSKTPNVRGHISYTASEAPVSGENNPWLAYRDLVGGTDLEEEALVRLTKRRESVLDLVSVEYEALLKKKLSKADRDKLEMHFQTVRDLEVGMGGTGIIPRELSPERAAEIEAIDPDTVAFDAEFKKVGRMQMDILALAIATGATRAATLQWGSGAAGPIFKWDGMAHEYNHHKLSHGNTRDDDTGSAVDGYEEMLFNIDRWYVGEYVYLLDRLAGYEEGGATVLDNSAVVFMNELSDGKRHDFRDLPYIIAGSCGGYFKTGQYIKVTRQSSTVQDKDAPHNKLLTTFANAVGCTEEGGGPIANFGSFGEPGEFGELKA from the coding sequence ATGAATCGCAGAACGTTCTTGCGGGGCGCGTGCGGGGTGATGCTCGGCCTCCCGCTCCTCGAGTCGCTGCGCCCGCGCGACGCCAAGGCCGATCCGGCGAGCGCGCCGCGCCGGTTCATCGCCTTCTTCATGTGCAACGGCGTGAACATGGCGAAGTTCTTCCCGAGCACGCAGTACGGCGCGCTGACGGCCGCGTCGTTCGGGGCGACGCGCGCGATAGCGCCCCTCGCCGCGTACCGGGACAAGCTCTTGATCCCGCGGGGCATCCACATGGCGCCGCGCGGCTACGGCTTCGACCCGAGCGCGGGCGACGATCACGCGAAGGGGATGGGCTGCAAGCTCACGGCGCAGCCGCTCGTCCAGGGCAGCCAGTACGCGGCGGGGATCTCGCTCGACCAGTTCATCGCGAACAAGCTCAACCCGCCGGGCACGCCCGCGCTGACGCTGATGGTCGGGTCGAAGACGCCGAACGTGCGCGGGCACATCTCGTACACCGCCAGCGAGGCGCCGGTCAGCGGCGAGAACAACCCGTGGCTCGCGTACCGGGACCTGGTCGGCGGGACGGACCTCGAAGAGGAGGCGCTCGTGCGGCTCACGAAGCGCCGCGAGAGCGTGCTCGACCTGGTCTCGGTCGAGTACGAGGCCCTCCTCAAGAAGAAGCTCAGCAAGGCCGATCGCGACAAGCTCGAGATGCACTTCCAGACGGTGCGCGACCTCGAGGTGGGGATGGGCGGCACGGGCATCATCCCGCGCGAGCTCTCGCCGGAGCGAGCGGCGGAGATCGAGGCGATCGACCCGGACACGGTGGCGTTCGACGCGGAGTTCAAGAAGGTCGGTCGGATGCAGATGGACATCCTCGCGCTGGCGATCGCGACCGGTGCGACGCGGGCGGCGACGCTGCAATGGGGCTCGGGCGCGGCGGGGCCCATCTTCAAGTGGGATGGGATGGCCCACGAGTACAACCACCACAAGCTCTCCCACGGAAACACGAGGGATGACGACACCGGGAGCGCCGTGGACGGTTACGAGGAGATGCTCTTCAACATCGATCGCTGGTACGTGGGCGAGTATGTCTATCTGCTCGACCGGCTCGCGGGCTACGAGGAGGGTGGGGCCACGGTGCTCGACAACAGCGCCGTCGTGTTCATGAACGAGCTCTCCGACGGCAAGCGCCACGATTTCCGCGACCTGCCGTACATCATCGCGGGGAGCTGCGGTGGCTACTTCAAGACGGGGCAGTACATCAAGGTGACGCGGCAGTCGAGCACGGTGCAGGACAAGGACGCGCCCCACAACAAGCTGCTCACGACGTTCGCGAACGCGGTCGGCTGCACCGAGGAGGGCGGGGGGCCGATCGCGAACTTCGGCTCCTTCGGCGAGCCCGGCGAGTTCGGCGAGCTCAAGGCCTGA